A genomic window from Megalobrama amblycephala isolate DHTTF-2021 linkage group LG2, ASM1881202v1, whole genome shotgun sequence includes:
- the ccl19b gene encoding C-C motif chemokine 19b, with the protein MMFSNSMTLWAGALLIISVSLCSATAHSDGAEDCCLTTSNRRIPHRVVKTFTIQTGDGACRVPATIFVTKKGLKLCAPFPSENNWVSKLIDHILAPKTSHKKTKGKKQKHQ; encoded by the exons ATGATGTTCTCTAACTCTATGACATTATGGGCAGGTGCTCTGCTTATAATAAGCGTCAGTCTATGCTCTGCAACAG CTCATAGTGATGGGGCAGAGGATTGCTGTTTAACCACCAGCAACCGGCGCATCCCACACAGGGTGGTGAAAACCTTCACCATTCAGACCGGTGATGGAGCCTGCAGAGTTCCTGCCACTAT ATTTGTCACAAAGAAGGGCTTGAAGCTCTGTGCACCCTTTCCCAGTGAGAATAACTGGGTAAGCAAACTGATTGACCACATACTGGCACCTAAAACCTCCCACAAAAAAACGAAAg GAAAGAAACAGAAACACCAGTGA